In Penaeus chinensis breed Huanghai No. 1 chromosome 11, ASM1920278v2, whole genome shotgun sequence, a genomic segment contains:
- the LOC125030768 gene encoding solute carrier family 46 member 3-like has product MARGEDREHLIQEVSDLDQQLHSLVANNSTEYGEPEEEVKGCKRFLKVVQQLKNITIEPILFLYLLSWTIQSSISTNLLLDKVCIEKNFSSEICANLSSYPNNQIEVQRVVTKINMYMDLLTNIPSVLFVLFLGSWSDKHGRKLPMILPLVGSLLSTLLYLMNAYWFSLPALYILLSGVPRALTGGFITLIMACYAYISDITKIRSRTMRIAILDLFMILGAPLGLLLSDVTYYSIGYLGIYGISALLFLIAILYAIVRIEDTRGRFSKYHLEASELAHNPGNVCKDLVDIKNVKKSISICFKPRRHKLRAKILSLMAAMCFLVFVFGTTGVDYLYTKRKFGWTYNQYVHLGLVEVFVSIVGNSIVLPLMSYKLQIDDSVLGFVGCLFKISSLIIKGLATQSWMLYLSSCVNFPGGLPLIIIRSMMSKIIPSDELGMIFSMLASWESILPLVSHPLCTLVYNATITDFPGAVYLMSSLFVVISAGIFAWLIKNRNFTSPEPHVHEDEIIQSVES; this is encoded by the exons ATggcaaggggagaggacagagagcatCTTATTCAGGAGGTGTCTGACTTGGACCAACAACTGCACTCCTTGGTTGCCAACAACTCTACAGAATATGGGGAACCTGAAGAGGAAGTCAAAGGCTGCAAGCGCTTCCTGAAAGTAGTACAACAACTGAAGAATATCACAATAGAGCCAATTCTCTTCTTGTATTTGCTCTCCTGGACTATTCAGTCTTCTATTTCTACAAATCTCTTGTTAGATAAG GTGTGTATTGAAAAGAATTTCTCCAGTGAAATCTGTGCGAACCTATCATCGTACCCAAACAACCAGATTGAGGTACAGCGTGTTGTAACAAAGATCAACATGTACATGGATTTGCTCACCAACAtaccatcagtattatttgtGCTGTTCTTGGGGTCTTGGAGTGACAAACATGGGAGAAAGCTGCCGATGATCTTGCCGTTGGTGGGGAGTCTGCTGTCTACCTTGTTGTATCTG ATGAATGCATATTGGTTTAGTCTTCCTGCCCTCTATATTCTTCTGTCGGGAGTGCCTCGAGCTCTGACAGGAGGCTTCATCACCTTGATAATGGCATGTTATGCATACATATCAGACATTACCAAGATAAGGAGTCGAACGATGCGTATTGCAATTTTGGACCTTTTCATGATCTTGGGAGCACCTCTAGGTCTGCTTTTAAGTGATGTTACCTATTATTCCATTGGATACTTGGGTATATATGGGATCAGTGCCTTGCTCTTTCTGATAGCAATTTTATACGCCATTGTGCGGATCGAAGATACACGAGGCCGCTTTTCCAAATACCACTTGGAAGCTTCTGAACTGGCACACAATCCAGGAAATGTGTGCAAGGACTTAGTGGACAttaaaaatgtgaagaaaagtATTTCTATCTGTTTTAAACCTCGGAGGCACAAACTCAGGGCCAAGATTTTGTCTCTGATGGCTGCCATGTGTTTCCTTGTATTCGTGTTTG GTACTACTGGTGTTGATTACCTCTATACAAAGAGAAAATTTGGTTGGACCTACAACCAGTATGTCCATCTTGGCTTGGTAGAagtttttgttagtattgttg GAAATTCTATTGTGCTGCCTTTGATGAGCTACAAGCTGCAAATTGATGATTCTGTGCTGGGCTTTGTAGGATGCTTGTTCAAGATAAGCAGCCTTATAATCAAAGGTCTTGCAACACAATCATGGATGCTGTACCTGA GTTCTTGTGTCAACTTCCCAGGAGGATTGCCACTAATCATCATACGATCCATGATGAGCAAAATCATTCCATCTGATGAGTTAGGCATGATTTTTTCCATGCTGGCTTCTTGGGAGTCTATCCTCCCACtggtctctcaccctctctgtaCTCTTGTGTACAATGCAACCATTACAGATTTTCCAGGGGCAGTCTACCTCATGAGCTCACTATTTGTTGTGATCTCTGCTGGAATCTTTGC ATGGTTGATAAAGAATAGAAATTTCACATCACCTGAACCTCATGTTCATGAAGATGAGATCATTCAAAGTGTAGAAAGCTGA